In Salvelinus namaycush isolate Seneca unplaced genomic scaffold, SaNama_1.0 Scaffold66, whole genome shotgun sequence, a single genomic region encodes these proteins:
- the LOC120042347 gene encoding prostaglandin D2 receptor 2-like, whose protein sequence is MFNSSSSAVCPLLQTMLNHSLNNNTGVNLVVVCVHGLVSCLGILENALVLWVVGFRLHRRTVASVWVLNLALSDFLATLTLPLFTHYLHSSHSWELGGPLCTAQSSVFFLNMFVSAFLLAAISLDRCLLVARPVWSQNHRSINAAWKVCALGWLWAAANTFPYFLFRAVTEKTDGRKLCYHHFGLYSSPGTLERDCRVRQAATAVSKTFLAFLLPLVVIAGSYALFGISLSQRRKRRRKDSSSRLTGALIVTNVERRESKPNTNTNTKRSTPNPKGSTPTSTSEPGLSRGFTKMVTSVIATFALCWAPYHVFCLIEVAAQYWPTKVVLVEVGLPMATTFAFLNPVLNPVLYAFSCPNFCVRIRQSLGALMEGLVEEGGMGGAGGGGLGLSIRKGWRKGRGSLGGNSSSSPSCLGTPGSPCLQVDHLPSSASINHNSKASCGHLEQGEDTLN, encoded by the exons ATGTtcaactcctcctcctctgcggtctgtcctctcctccagaccATGCTGAACCACTCTCTAAACAACAACACGGGGGTCAacctggtggtggtgtgtgtccaTGGCCTGGTCTCCTGTCTGGGTATCCTGGAGAACGCTCTGGTCCTCTGGGTGGTCGGCTTCCGCCTGCACCGCCG GACCGTGGCCTCTGTCTGGGTTCTCAACCTGGCCCTGTCAGACTTCCTGGCTACGctgactctccctctctttacacACTACCTGCACTCCTCTCACAGCTGGGAGCTGGGAG GTCCGCTGTGCACCGCCCAGTCCTCAGTCTTCTTCCTCAACATGTTTGTGTCAGCCTTCCTCCTGGCGGCCATTTCTCTGGACCGCTGTCTCCTGGTGGCGCGGCCCGTCTGGAGCCAGAACCACCGCTCCATTAACGCCGCCTGGAAG GTGTGTGCTTTGGGCTGGTTGTGGGCGGCGGCCAACACCTTCCCTTACTTCCTGTTCCGGGCGGTGACGGAGAAGACGGACGGAAGGAAGCTCTGCTACCACCATTTTGGATTGTACTCGTCGCCAGGGACGCTAGAGAGGGACTGTAGGGTACGGCAGGCGGCAACCGCCGTGTCCAAGACGTTCCTGGCGTTCCTACTCCCCCTAGTGGTGATTGCAGGGAGCTACGCTCTCTTTGGCATCAGTCTGAgccagaggaggaagaggaggaggaaggacagCAGTAGTAGACTCACCGGGGCTTTGATTGTTACCAATGTGGAACGCAGAGAGTCAAAacccaacacaaacacaaacaccaaACGCTCCACCCCCAACCCAAAAGGCTCCACCCCTACCTCCACTTCCGAGCCCGGCCTATCCCGTGGCTTCACCAAAATGGTGACATCAGTCATCGCGACGTTCGCCCTCTGCTGGGCGCCCTATCACGTGTTCTGCCTCATCGAGGTTGCCGCCCAGTACTGGCCGACCAAGGTCGTGTTGGTGGAGGTGGGGTTGCCAATGGCGACGACCTTTGCCTTCCTGAACCCGGTGTTAAACCCGGTGCTGTACGCGTTCAGCTGTCCCAACTTCTGCGTCCGGATCAGACAGAGTCTGGGGGCGCTGATGGAAGGactggtggaggagggagggatgggtggagcAGGAGGAGGGGGGCTGGGGCTGAGTATCAGGAAAGGGTggaggaagggaagggggagCCTGGGGGGGAACTCATCATCGTCTCCAAGCTGTCTGGGGACTCCAGGTTCTCCGTGTCTCCAGGTAGACCATCTGCCCTCGTCTGCCTCCATCAACCACAACTCCAAAGCCAGTTGTGGACACCTGGAGCAAGGAGAGGACACTCTGAACTGA